One stretch of Desulfovibrio sp. DNA includes these proteins:
- a CDS encoding sodium:calcium antiporter — protein MTIRALRPYILAVLMTIPGLALHLAPPDISPLIVTALAGMAILGASFLLTWACEVAQMDMPQAVAVAVVAFIAVLPEYAVDMYFTWMAGQHPESSYSHYAIANMTGANRLLIGVGWSAIVLIFAGRFHSAVVLHSDKRTDVLFLAMATIYALIIPLKGSLTWVDGLVLLGIYVWYILIIMRRPVEEEELEGPAAVLARLAKKVRLRSVMLIFVFAAIVILGNAEMFSEGLIASGKMLHVNEFLLVQWIAPLASEAPEFIVALMFASRGNAGLALGCLLSSKLNQWTLLVGMIPGVYAASSGGFSPSINLDTHQFQEILLTAGQSLFAVALLLDLRLHVREAIWLLLLFSLQLLSPLYDVQLETMLGLPHDPLRLHFFYAKVYLVLAAVLLIKNWRQAWDLRKGFKV, from the coding sequence CGATATTTCTCCTTTGATTGTAACCGCACTCGCGGGCATGGCCATTCTTGGAGCCTCGTTTCTGCTTACCTGGGCCTGTGAAGTGGCCCAGATGGACATGCCGCAGGCTGTGGCCGTGGCGGTGGTGGCCTTTATCGCCGTATTGCCCGAATACGCCGTTGACATGTACTTTACCTGGATGGCGGGTCAGCACCCCGAAAGTTCCTACTCCCATTACGCCATTGCCAACATGACCGGAGCCAACAGGCTGCTTATCGGCGTGGGGTGGTCGGCTATCGTGCTTATCTTTGCCGGGCGCTTCCACTCCGCCGTGGTTCTGCACAGCGACAAACGCACCGACGTGCTGTTTCTGGCCATGGCCACTATTTATGCGCTTATCATTCCGCTCAAGGGTTCCCTTACCTGGGTGGACGGGCTGGTGCTTCTTGGCATCTACGTCTGGTACATACTCATCATCATGCGCCGCCCCGTTGAGGAAGAGGAGCTTGAAGGCCCGGCCGCCGTACTGGCGCGTCTGGCCAAAAAAGTGCGTCTTCGCAGCGTGATGCTCATTTTTGTGTTTGCGGCCATCGTGATTTTGGGCAATGCGGAAATGTTCAGCGAAGGGCTCATTGCCAGCGGCAAAATGCTGCACGTCAACGAATTTCTGCTGGTCCAGTGGATTGCCCCTCTGGCCTCGGAAGCGCCGGAATTTATTGTGGCCCTCATGTTCGCCTCACGCGGCAACGCCGGTTTGGCTCTGGGCTGCCTGCTTTCTTCAAAACTTAATCAATGGACCCTGCTGGTTGGCATGATACCTGGCGTATACGCGGCCTCTTCAGGCGGTTTTTCCCCTTCCATAAACCTTGACACGCACCAGTTTCAGGAAATATTACTCACAGCCGGGCAGTCGCTTTTTGCCGTGGCTTTGCTGCTTGACCTGCGGCTGCACGTACGCGAGGCGATCTGGCTGCTTCTGCTCTTCAGCCTGCAACTGCTTTCGCCCCTGTATGACGTACAGCTTGAAACCATGCTGGGGCTGCCGCATGATCCCCTGCGGCTGCATTTCTTCTATGCCAAGGTGTATCTGGTGCTGGCGGCTGTGCTGCTCATCAAGAACTGGCGTCAGGCATGGGATCTTCGCAAGGGCTTCAAAGTTTAA